The Ignavibacteriales bacterium sequence GGATTTATTGGCCTTCAACTCCATACCGGAAAGATATTTTTCAAAACCGGCGTCCGAGCCTTTTGTTTTCGTGTATGCCTCTTTCAATAAATCTTTCATTGTTGAAGTACTTTTGCCGTCGGTAATAAATTTTTCCATTTCGGTAGTTGCTTCGGCATATTTGCCGTTTGCAACTAGCGCCTGTGAATATCGTTCATTAATATCGGCACTCTTTCCGCCATCTAGATCATAAGCCTTTTTCATTACTTGTAATGCTTCTTTATTATCACCAAGCTTAAGAAGAATTGCACCGTAAGTATCTATAACAGCATAAGCCGAAGCGCTCATTATTTTTTTATACTCTTTTTCCGAATAATAAGGAGGTGTTTTCACGTCCGTTTTTTGCACAACTTTACCGCTCAGTTCAACACCTTTTGCGGCCACTTCTTTTGCAAGCGGCAAGTTCACATTTTTTTCAAACATCGCCCAGGCTAAATTATTGTAGTCAGAACTTGTTGATTTCTCGTTTTTCTTAATCGCATCAAATGCTTCTTCATATTTTCCCTCCTTAATTAATGCTTGAGACGGATCAGGAAACAGATATACAACATATTGTGACTTGGGAAACTGAGCTTTGAATTTATCAGCAAGCTCTGCCTTTTTAGCTGCATCCTTTGTTCCGTAAGCTTCATTGAACTTTATCATTTCGGCACTTGAACCGGTCGGATATTTTTGTAGAATCAAAGCTTGTGTTGCCTCGTATTTATCTTTGGCTTTCAATACTCTATAAAGCTGAGACAAAAAAGAAAGATCTTCTTCGTTTTGAGAGAGAGTCTTTTCAAAATTCCCGGCTTCTGTTTTTAAATATTCTGCTGCTTTTTCTTTGTCAACTTTTGAGTAAGCGGAGTTATACATGAAAAAGAAATCTTTTTTAGAGGATGGATATAATGAAAGTTCTTCATTAAAATATTTAAAAGCAGTTTCGGGATCAGAATCAAGATTAAACGCACCGAACCAATTTATATAACCCACCGCCAATCCGCCTGAAGCATATTTGACGAACTTACCGTCGGCACCGTAAAAACGAACCGGAAAACATTTTGATCCGTTGTTGTCATATTCTTTTCCATCTGTAAAACGAAGAACAACACCCGCGCACGTATCTGCTGCAGAGAAACTTCCCTTCCAGACCTTACCTTCTTTTTTCAGATCATATTCATTTGTTGAATAGATGTTCTTTCCATAAGCATGAACAAGCATACTAATGTTTTCTGCATTCTCTATTTTAGTTCCGGCTGGATTATAAGTAATTGTAATTTTTTCTCCAGCTTTTGGTTTAGCAGGACTAAACGAAAAATTTTCATTCGATTGCGAATGGATACTTGAATTGAATCCGAGTAAAAGAAACAGTGCAACTATCGAGACTATCTTTTTCATGACTCCCCTACAATTTTTAATGATGGAAGGAAAATAACGAGTAATAACTATAAAGACAATTAGAGACTTATTTTTCAATCCATTAACATATCAAACAGAATGATTTTGGAATCAATTACCGCGCTTATTAGCAGTTCTTTTTCATCTTCAATTTTTACAGCATCTCCAGGCAGTAGTGAAATACCGTTAACATTTGCTTCGCCTTCAATCAAGTGAAGATACACACCTCGGTTTTTTTTCATTTCATACTTAATCTCTTTTCCTTTGTCGAGATCGGAAAGAAAAATTTCAGCGTCCTGGTTTATGAAAATAACTCCTTCTTCTTTAATTCCGCTTACAACCTTCAGCAATTTATTTTTCTTAACATCATGAGAAAATTTCTTTTGTTCATACGAAGGAGTTAGCCCCATTTTATTAGGAATAAACCATATTTGTAAAAGTTTTAGAGTCTCTGAATCCGATGCGTTGAATTCAGAATGAAAAATTCCATTGCCTGCTGTCATTCTCTGAACTTCATTAACAGTAATTGTCCCCTGGCCGCCGGAACTGTCTTTATGTGCAACTGTTCCTTCCAGAATAATGGTAACAATTTCCATGTCTCTATGAGGATGAGTTGGAAAACCTTCGCCAGCTTGAATAACATCATCATTCATAACTCTCAAGGGTCCAAAGTGAATGTTTGACGGATCATAATATTCCCCAAATGAAAAACTATGACGGCTGTCGAGCCAATCTATCTGAGTATGTCCCCGTTCATTACTTCTTTTTATATCAATCATTCTGATTTCTTTCTTTTTGTTGTTTGTAAATGTTACGAATTAGTTTATTACTAATTAGTACTAATTTAGTAAAAAAATTATTTTCTTCTGCTTAGTGATGTCCCTAATTTTTTTAGTAGGTCGCCCAGATTTTTTTGTTCTGCTGCGGTTAATACAGACATAAATTGTGATATGTTCTCGGCGTGTTTAACAAATACTTCCTCAAATAATTTTTGTCCGGAAGATGTGAGCTGAATATGAATGGCGCGCCGGTCCTCATTACTTGGAACACGTTCGATATAGCCCAGCTTTTCAATATTATCCAGAACCAAAGTCATATTACCGCCAGTCACCAACATCTTATCACAAATCTCTCCTATCTTAAGCGGTCCCAAATGCCCAATGACTTCAATAACAGCAAATTGCGGCTGCGTTAATCCGAATTCTTTAATACTCTCGGATGATTTTTTGTCAAACGAAGAATAAGCCCGGGCAAATTTAACCCATGTACTAAGTGCCAAATCTATTCTTTTACCGTATTTCAATGTAGTCTTCAATGTTTATACCTATCTATAACATTACTTTATAAAATTAAGTTATCGGTAATAACTTGTCAAGTCATCTTGAAATCACCGAATAATTTGGGAACTATTTTACCAAAATTTTCATTAATCAGATTGTAACCACCGGAATATGTATGCCGCAGACAGAAGTAAAATATTTCAGTCCTAACGAAGCGCAAAAGACATTGCCTTTAGTTAAACAGATTGTGCGTGATATTTTAAATAACGCATATCAAATAAAAACAATTGCGGATTCTTTGAACGGGAAAATTGACGACAACTCAGAAATCCAACAGCTCATCGGGCAGATTGATTCATACATAAGGGAACTAAATGAAATTGGCTGCACTTTTAAGGATTGGAATTTCCAAATAGGGCTTGTTGATTTTCCATCTGTTATTGACGGCGAGGATGTATTGTTATGCTGGCGTAGCGATGAAGACGCTGTCCGCTTTTATCATAGTCTTGATGACGGATTTGCCGGAAGAAAACCAATTCCGGAAGAATATTATTAATCCGATTCTTAGCACCACTTCTAAACAAAATTTAACAATTCTATTTTTAACAACCGTCTATTTGGAATTTTCTATTCGATACGAATGAGTAATTTCAACCGCCTTTTGAAGCATTGCCGTTACGCTGCAGTATGTTTTTTGTGATAGTTCTATTGCTCTTTCTACAGCTTCTTTCGGAATTTCATTTCCATAAAAAAGATATTCTAAATGAATTTTAGTAAAAACTTGAGGATGAGTTTCTTGAACCTCTGCAGTTACATTAATCTCAAAACCATCTAGATTTATTTTTTTCTTTTGCAGAATAACGGCAACGTCACTTCCAGTACATCCGGCAAGCGCAAGTAATAATAATTCTTTAGGACGCGTTCCTGCATCGCTTCCTCCAAAATTTTCTGGTCCGTCCATTGACACCCAATGGTTCGAATCAGTTTTACCAATAAATGTTACACCTTTAATTTGCTTTACATATGCTTTCTTGGTTGCCATGAATTAATCCTCAAAATTATTTGTCAACTAAGAATTAGATGAACCTGCCTGATAAAGGATTCTACTAACAAATCAATCTGGAAGCTCGATTGTCAATACGGATAAAAAATGTAGAACAAAATTGAAAAACAAAAAAGGACCCACATACCGGTACTAACTGTTTTTATTCTTCCTGCAACCATCATGGTTAAAGGATAGACTACAAATCCCGCAGTCATACCAATTCCAAGATTGAAAGTAAAACTCATTAATGTCATTGTGATAAAAACCGGGATTGTTTCTGCTAGATCGTCAAATTTGAGATGCGATACCGGAGAGATCATTAACAAACCAACTATTATTAACGCAGCACCGTAGGCATAGGGCGGAATAGAAGCGAAGAGCGGTGAAAAGAACAATGCAAATAAAAATAAAATTGCAGTTACAACAGCCGTTAATCCGGATTTACCGCCTGCTTCTATTCCGGCAGCCGACTCAATATAAGTCCCGGTAGTTGTTGTTCCGCAGAGTGCGCCAAAAA is a genomic window containing:
- a CDS encoding redoxin domain-containing protein, which gives rise to MKKIVSIVALFLLLGFNSSIHSQSNENFSFSPAKPKAGEKITITYNPAGTKIENAENISMLVHAYGKNIYSTNEYDLKKEGKVWKGSFSAADTCAGVVLRFTDGKEYDNNGSKCFPVRFYGADGKFVKYASGGLAVGYINWFGAFNLDSDPETAFKYFNEELSLYPSSKKDFFFMYNSAYSKVDKEKAAEYLKTEAGNFEKTLSQNEEDLSFLSQLYRVLKAKDKYEATQALILQKYPTGSSAEMIKFNEAYGTKDAAKKAELADKFKAQFPKSQYVVYLFPDPSQALIKEGKYEEAFDAIKKNEKSTSSDYNNLAWAMFEKNVNLPLAKEVAAKGVELSGKVVQKTDVKTPPYYSEKEYKKIMSASAYAVIDTYGAILLKLGDNKEALQVMKKAYDLDGGKSADINERYSQALVANGKYAEATTEMEKFITDGKSTSTMKDLLKEAYTKTKGSDAGFEKYLSGMELKANKSALDEMKKTMIEMPAPKFTLVDLDGKNVSLADLKGKIVIIDFWATWCGPCKASFPGMQKAVNKFGSDPNVKFLFVNTWENNVDDKKKNAQDFITQNKYTFHVLLDNDNKVIESYKVDGIPTKFIIDKTGNIRFKAVGFSGSDDKLVTELSTMISLLQ
- a CDS encoding pirin family protein; its protein translation is MIDIKRSNERGHTQIDWLDSRHSFSFGEYYDPSNIHFGPLRVMNDDVIQAGEGFPTHPHRDMEIVTIILEGTVAHKDSSGGQGTITVNEVQRMTAGNGIFHSEFNASDSETLKLLQIWFIPNKMGLTPSYEQKKFSHDVKKNKLLKVVSGIKEEGVIFINQDAEIFLSDLDKGKEIKYEMKKNRGVYLHLIEGEANVNGISLLPGDAVKIEDEKELLISAVIDSKIILFDMLMD
- a CDS encoding MarR family transcriptional regulator, with protein sequence MKYGKRIDLALSTWVKFARAYSSFDKKSSESIKEFGLTQPQFAVIEVIGHLGPLKIGEICDKMLVTGGNMTLVLDNIEKLGYIERVPSNEDRRAIHIQLTSSGQKLFEEVFVKHAENISQFMSVLTAAEQKNLGDLLKKLGTSLSRRK
- a CDS encoding DUF2203 domain-containing protein, producing the protein MPQTEVKYFSPNEAQKTLPLVKQIVRDILNNAYQIKTIADSLNGKIDDNSEIQQLIGQIDSYIRELNEIGCTFKDWNFQIGLVDFPSVIDGEDVLLCWRSDEDAVRFYHSLDDGFAGRKPIPEEYY
- a CDS encoding OsmC family protein; the protein is MATKKAYVKQIKGVTFIGKTDSNHWVSMDGPENFGGSDAGTRPKELLLLALAGCTGSDVAVILQKKKINLDGFEINVTAEVQETHPQVFTKIHLEYLFYGNEIPKEAVERAIELSQKTYCSVTAMLQKAVEITHSYRIENSK